The Nostoc sp. 'Lobaria pulmonaria (5183) cyanobiont' genome window below encodes:
- a CDS encoding fasciclin domain-containing protein: MSSLSRWSSTKVALLVLGMTAATITPIVISAPASSQTPVPSATPSPETPSPATPSPETPSPATPSPETPSPATPSPTSTVNLSDVSSDYWARPFIQALAENNVISGFPDGTYRPNQPVTRAEFAALIQKAFSNQNRVRQLSAGGFSDVPANYWAAAAIQSAYETGFLAGYPGNVFRPNQEIPRVQGIVALSSGLGLTGGDTSTLTNFYNDASAIPEYAVGSVAAATVGNLVVNYPDVKQLNPQQSLTRAEAAALLYQALVKQGRVQPIASNLPASQYVVAGTPVSTDIVSLAASSSSFTTLTSLLKTAGLADVLQQPGPYTVFAPTNDAFAALPAATLQQLEQPENREALVKILRYHVVPGAVTASQLSAGKLTTDEGRPVNIKIDSASSQVSVNDAKVLQADVKASNGIIHAINQVLIPPDVNISKLNQPPTGSTTPDVNVGRSTRGGRSYIGVGGNIGLSGDDTALSDTNFTVISKLGLTNNISVRPSVIFGDDTVFLVPVTLDFSPRRAGSVGERSFAISPYIGAGIAIEANADTDIGLLLTGGVDLPLGSKLTLTGGVNAAFVDDTDVGLQLGIGYNF; encoded by the coding sequence ATGTCTAGTTTGTCTCGTTGGTCATCAACAAAGGTTGCTTTGCTAGTTCTGGGAATGACAGCTGCTACAATAACTCCCATCGTAATTTCTGCCCCAGCTTCATCTCAAACTCCTGTTCCATCTGCGACACCATCACCTGAGACACCATCACCTGCGACACCATCACCTGAGACACCATCACCTGCAACACCATCACCTGAGACACCATCACCTGCAACACCATCGCCTACTTCAACAGTTAACCTATCTGATGTTTCCTCAGATTATTGGGCGCGTCCCTTCATTCAAGCCCTAGCTGAGAATAACGTGATTAGTGGCTTTCCTGATGGCACTTATAGACCAAATCAGCCTGTGACTCGTGCTGAATTTGCTGCCTTGATTCAAAAAGCTTTCAGTAACCAAAACCGAGTTCGGCAATTAAGTGCAGGTGGATTTAGTGATGTTCCTGCTAACTACTGGGCGGCTGCTGCAATTCAAAGCGCTTACGAAACTGGATTTTTGGCAGGCTATCCTGGGAACGTGTTTAGACCAAATCAAGAAATTCCTAGAGTGCAGGGGATCGTTGCTTTAAGTAGTGGCTTAGGTTTAACTGGTGGTGATACAAGTACTCTCACTAATTTCTATAACGATGCCTCAGCTATTCCAGAGTATGCTGTTGGCAGTGTGGCAGCAGCAACAGTAGGTAATCTTGTTGTCAACTACCCGGATGTAAAACAACTCAATCCCCAACAGTCTTTGACTCGTGCTGAAGCAGCAGCACTTTTATATCAAGCTTTAGTTAAACAGGGACGCGTGCAACCCATTGCTAGCAATCTTCCAGCTAGTCAGTACGTTGTGGCTGGAACTCCTGTCAGTACTGATATTGTTTCTCTAGCAGCATCCAGTAGTTCTTTTACAACTTTGACTTCTTTATTAAAGACAGCCGGTCTAGCAGATGTTCTTCAACAGCCAGGTCCTTATACAGTCTTCGCTCCCACCAATGATGCATTTGCTGCTTTGCCTGCTGCTACCTTACAACAGTTAGAGCAACCAGAGAATAGAGAAGCGTTAGTTAAGATTTTGAGATATCATGTGGTTCCGGGTGCGGTAACTGCTAGTCAACTCTCAGCTGGAAAATTGACAACCGATGAAGGAAGACCTGTAAATATTAAAATTGATTCCGCCAGTAGTCAAGTTTCGGTGAATGATGCCAAAGTTCTCCAGGCAGACGTGAAAGCTAGCAATGGTATTATCCATGCAATTAACCAAGTCCTAATTCCGCCTGATGTTAACATCAGTAAGTTAAATCAGCCACCAACAGGAAGTACAACACCTGATGTTAACGTAGGTAGAAGTACTCGTGGTGGCAGAAGCTATATCGGAGTTGGTGGTAACATTGGTTTGAGTGGCGATGATACAGCTCTGAGCGACACTAACTTTACAGTGATCAGCAAACTTGGCCTGACAAACAATATATCGGTGCGACCATCGGTAATCTTTGGGGACGATACAGTATTTTTAGTTCCTGTGACTTTAGATTTTTCTCCCCGTAGAGCAGGTTCAGTGGGTGAAAGAAGCTTTGCTATATCTCCTTACATCGGTGCTGGTATAGCAATTGAAGCTAATGCTGATACTGATATTGGATTACTGTTAACAGGTGGTGTAGACCTTCCTCTCGGTTCTAAACTTACGCTAACAGGTGGTGTAAATGCTGCTTTTGTGGATGATACTGATGTAGGATTACAGTTAGGAATTGGCTATAACTTCTAA
- a CDS encoding class I SAM-dependent methyltransferase: protein MPKQSIGLDNQLYNYLLSVSLREPEILGKLRQETANHPRSGMQISPEQGQFMSLLVQLIGAKKTLEVGVFTGYSSLSVALALPADGQIIACDVSEEFTAIARRYWQEAGVADKIDLRLAPALETLERLLATGQAETFDFAFIDADKQNYDGYYERSLQLVRPGGLIAIDNVLWSGQVADEQNQDESTQAIRAFNEKLHHDERISLSLVPIADGLTLAIKRP from the coding sequence ATGCCAAAACAGTCTATAGGCCTTGATAACCAACTCTACAATTATCTTTTATCCGTTTCGCTGCGAGAACCAGAGATTCTTGGAAAGTTGCGTCAAGAAACCGCCAACCATCCCCGGAGTGGAATGCAGATTTCACCAGAACAAGGGCAATTTATGAGCCTTCTGGTGCAGTTGATTGGAGCGAAGAAAACCCTAGAAGTTGGAGTTTTTACGGGTTATAGCTCACTTTCTGTAGCTTTGGCACTACCGGCTGATGGCCAGATTATCGCTTGTGATGTGAGTGAAGAATTTACTGCGATCGCTCGGCGGTATTGGCAAGAAGCTGGGGTTGCCGATAAAATCGATTTACGATTGGCACCAGCTTTGGAAACTTTAGAGCGGCTATTGGCAACTGGACAAGCCGAGACTTTTGATTTTGCCTTTATTGATGCTGATAAACAAAATTATGATGGATATTATGAGCGATCGCTACAATTAGTGCGTCCAGGTGGATTGATTGCAATTGATAATGTTTTATGGTCTGGACAAGTCGCTGACGAGCAAAATCAAGATGAAAGCACCCAAGCAATCCGGGCGTTCAACGAGAAGTTACATCATGACGAACGCATTAGCCTCTCCCTTGTCCCCATCGCTGATGGACTTACTTTAGCAATCAAGCGACCTTAA
- a CDS encoding GNAT family N-acetyltransferase: protein MTTHPNITGAIAFHTFSGVLIRPYTHLSDNEFPVNAPLPADDVLQSIWDGILHDPRLYYIVADVDNRLVATCNLTIVPNLTRGARPYGIIENVVTHLDYRQQGFGRQVLDYALALALQQHCYKVMLLSGSKREETLNFYENAGFKRGLKTGFVALPPEEL from the coding sequence ATCACTACACATCCTAATATTACAGGAGCGATCGCCTTTCATACCTTTAGCGGTGTTCTCATCCGTCCCTACACCCACCTCAGTGATAACGAATTCCCCGTCAATGCGCCTCTACCGGCTGATGATGTTTTACAATCTATCTGGGATGGGATTTTACATGATCCCCGTTTGTATTACATTGTGGCTGATGTTGATAACCGGTTAGTAGCAACATGTAATTTAACCATTGTTCCCAACTTGACGCGTGGCGCACGTCCGTACGGCATTATTGAAAATGTTGTCACCCATCTCGATTATCGACAACAAGGATTTGGTAGGCAGGTGCTAGATTATGCCTTGGCTTTAGCATTGCAGCAACATTGCTATAAAGTGATGCTTCTGAGTGGCTCAAAACGCGAAGAGACGTTGAACTTTTATGAAAATGCAGGGTTTAAGCGTGGACTAAAAACCGGATTTGTTGCCTTACCTCCAGAAGAGTTGTAA
- a CDS encoding M14 family zinc carboxypeptidase: protein MENYDGVEIKIQRSKEGLDLNRNFPFLWRQESEQSGAGPYPTSETEVRRRSPS, encoded by the coding sequence ATAGAAAATTATGACGGAGTTGAGATTAAAATTCAGCGTTCTAAAGAAGGGCTAGATTTAAACCGAAATTTTCCATTTTTGTGGCGGCAAGAATCTGAGCAATCGGGGGCTGGCCCCTATCCTACATCTGAAACAGAAGTGCGTAGGCGTAGCCCGTCGTAG
- a CDS encoding CHAT domain-containing protein: MLRRISQSLKRFLKRLIASKQNSSLKGSRGRTLVGILPELTNADLEQLFIQLLEGVHQARGRQWALRYLQRIENRIPAERWIDWLVMFGESLLASPTPNPLLATQMVQLGELGVGRIGEVAYDIGIRLMQNLPTEIEYQDNQAQDDVESTPGQELLRDLGEQLWEYEEPDVIESTPGQELLRDLGEQLWEYEEPDVVETTTDEEILPTSPGQGLIRSFGEQLWEYEEPDVEPITSAPQNASFEERSPENLEELVWEYEREDAQTTIPENIPLPAGEDSISLLTQLRFDEEEVVQITTPANLLSTRQRTELATSSSVETWDNTLTNLEPNVANTLDELWVRLDQSTNLVQQLASDLAVQSTNSPDIIERHSDNPITDAQGWFYQGLSQAKTGDLLGAIASYDQAIEMQPEFSEYWFNRGLTLFHLERFDEAIASYQTAIELKPDFYKAWYNRGGTLGELGYFEEAIASFDKAIEIKPDYQEAWSSKGLALLKLGWLPEAIASYDQALQLEPEDQENWYHRGIALAVSEQFAEAIISYDRAIEIDPEYHEVWIDRGVVLFNLRRWSEAIASWDKALSVQADFYLAWYNRGIALDNLGRRQEAIASYQQAIAIKPDFHLAWYNQAVALFYLEQFAEAIACYDQALQIKQDYWEAWIGRGTAISNLVDSDALRNLSSSLIVTNPTLQQGGYEGKLASYEEGLKHLRTDTHPEGWGRLHFAIANTYYEQGKKHTNPRDYWRKAASEYHQALLTLTLEYFPQLHLEVLQSLSKVLMGLGQTTQVQELLQRGTDLLRQLLSEETRSDESKKQLALKFAGFEQLAVDLAVESGDLVEAWEIAEQGKNACLNWLLSGWNDNIYSPYYGAIQQLFNPTTAIIYWHISPVALHTFILKDQAPSPILLFTPMQDAGVIPLGEDVIRLNELPLPEAVQRLIEFEIWLEDWHQQYQEYRSTAHDKESKSQHSWRVDMEEKLLQLYEILNISTITQELEGITQLVLIPHRDLYRLPIHTLFHLSSPSPEELPNVESNFSFTYLPSAKIGLSIRTEDIWQWQNKLLLSVEHPESTGYPPLKFAKLESEIVSQMFNNIQRIQGAEATKSIVENALSDNYNILHFTGYVTNNLAEPKKSELALAGEDRLTLDEICQQNLDSYNLITLSACENLSTNNYTISSEYVNLVSGFVTQGVPHVVSTLWSVESSASALVMIEFYRRLQPNKSAVTALAEATRWLKELTAGELTKWYEDVLNNLHPEEVRIQTYLATQLYRNSKMASDKNLYNHPYYWAAFTIMGKPS; the protein is encoded by the coding sequence ATGCTCAGGCGGATATCGCAGTCGCTTAAAAGGTTTTTAAAGCGCCTCATTGCAAGTAAACAGAATAGTTCTCTCAAGGGTTCGAGAGGACGCACTCTGGTGGGGATACTACCAGAACTAACCAATGCGGATCTGGAACAATTGTTTATCCAATTGTTAGAAGGCGTGCATCAAGCACGAGGACGACAGTGGGCATTGAGGTATCTGCAACGGATCGAAAATCGCATTCCGGCTGAACGTTGGATAGACTGGTTGGTGATGTTTGGTGAAAGCTTGCTAGCTTCACCTACACCAAATCCTCTTTTAGCAACACAGATGGTGCAATTGGGGGAACTTGGTGTTGGCAGAATTGGAGAAGTTGCTTATGACATTGGCATTCGGCTAATGCAAAACTTACCTACAGAGATAGAATATCAGGACAATCAGGCACAAGATGATGTAGAAAGTACTCCTGGGCAAGAACTACTCCGCGATTTGGGCGAGCAGTTATGGGAGTACGAAGAGCCAGATGTAATAGAAAGTACTCCTGGGCAAGAACTGCTCCGCGATTTAGGCGAGCAGTTATGGGAGTACGAAGAGCCAGATGTGGTAGAAACTACAACCGATGAAGAAATTCTCCCAACTTCCCCCGGACAAGGGCTAATCCGTAGCTTTGGCGAGCAATTATGGGAGTATGAAGAGCCAGATGTTGAACCAATAACGTCAGCCCCCCAAAATGCCTCTTTTGAAGAGAGATCGCCCGAAAACTTAGAGGAACTGGTATGGGAATATGAAAGGGAAGACGCCCAAACCACAATACCAGAAAATATCCCTCTCCCGGCAGGGGAAGATTCAATCAGCTTGTTAACCCAACTTAGGTTCGATGAAGAAGAAGTTGTTCAAATTACAACACCAGCAAATCTCCTTTCCACTAGACAAAGGACTGAATTAGCAACGTCTTCCTCGGTGGAAACCTGGGATAACACTTTGACGAATTTAGAGCCGAATGTGGCTAATACTTTAGATGAGTTGTGGGTGAGGTTGGATCAAAGTACCAATTTAGTCCAGCAACTTGCTTCTGATTTGGCAGTTCAAAGCACTAATTCCCCTGATATTATTGAGCGACATAGCGATAATCCGATTACTGATGCTCAAGGGTGGTTTTACCAAGGTCTAAGCCAAGCGAAAACAGGCGATTTGTTAGGCGCGATCGCATCTTATGACCAAGCCATTGAAATGCAACCCGAATTTTCCGAATATTGGTTTAATCGAGGCTTGACGCTGTTCCATTTAGAACGTTTTGATGAAGCGATCGCCTCTTACCAAACAGCCATAGAACTGAAACCAGACTTTTACAAAGCTTGGTACAACCGGGGTGGAACTCTCGGAGAATTAGGATATTTTGAAGAAGCGATCGCTTCTTTTGACAAAGCTATAGAAATCAAGCCAGACTATCAAGAAGCGTGGTCTAGCAAGGGTTTGGCACTGCTGAAATTAGGTTGGCTACCAGAAGCTATTGCTAGTTATGACCAAGCACTGCAACTCGAACCAGAAGACCAGGAAAACTGGTATCACCGAGGCATAGCCCTAGCTGTCAGCGAACAATTTGCTGAGGCGATTATATCTTATGACAGAGCTATAGAAATTGACCCAGAGTACCACGAAGTTTGGATAGATCGGGGTGTAGTGCTGTTTAATTTAAGAAGATGGTCAGAAGCGATCGCCTCCTGGGACAAAGCACTTTCAGTTCAAGCCGACTTCTACTTAGCTTGGTACAACCGAGGTATAGCATTAGACAATTTAGGACGTAGACAAGAAGCGATCGCCTCTTATCAGCAAGCGATCGCCATTAAACCCGACTTCCATTTAGCTTGGTATAATCAGGCAGTAGCACTGTTTTATTTAGAACAATTTGCCGAAGCGATCGCCTGTTATGATCAGGCTTTGCAAATTAAACAGGATTATTGGGAAGCTTGGATTGGTCGGGGAACTGCGATCAGTAATTTAGTAGATTCTGACGCCTTGCGGAATTTGTCGAGTAGTCTCATAGTGACAAATCCCACCCTACAACAGGGTGGCTACGAAGGAAAATTAGCCAGCTACGAAGAAGGGTTAAAGCATCTGCGGACAGATACCCATCCAGAAGGTTGGGGTAGATTGCATTTTGCGATCGCTAATACTTACTACGAGCAAGGCAAAAAACATACTAATCCCCGCGATTATTGGCGCAAAGCTGCATCTGAGTACCATCAAGCGCTGTTAACCTTGACACTAGAATATTTTCCCCAGTTGCACTTAGAGGTTTTGCAATCTCTAAGCAAAGTGTTGATGGGTTTGGGACAAACCACACAAGTTCAAGAATTGCTGCAACGTGGGACAGATTTATTGCGACAATTACTGAGTGAAGAAACTCGCTCAGACGAAAGTAAAAAACAGCTAGCTCTAAAATTTGCCGGCTTCGAGCAATTGGCAGTTGATTTAGCTGTGGAATCGGGTGATTTAGTAGAAGCTTGGGAAATTGCCGAACAAGGTAAAAATGCTTGTTTAAACTGGCTGCTTTCTGGTTGGAATGATAATATATACTCGCCTTATTATGGCGCAATTCAACAACTATTCAATCCCACAACAGCAATTATTTACTGGCATATTAGTCCTGTTGCCCTACATACTTTTATTCTCAAAGACCAAGCTCCATCACCAATTCTCCTGTTTACACCCATGCAAGATGCTGGAGTAATACCTTTAGGAGAAGATGTTATCCGTCTAAATGAATTGCCTCTACCCGAAGCAGTGCAACGCCTAATTGAATTTGAAATTTGGCTAGAAGATTGGCATCAACAATACCAAGAATATCGCAGCACAGCCCACGACAAAGAAAGTAAAAGTCAGCATTCTTGGCGAGTTGATATGGAAGAGAAACTGTTGCAACTGTATGAAATCCTGAATATTTCCACAATTACCCAGGAACTCGAAGGTATCACCCAACTGGTCTTAATTCCTCACCGGGACTTGTACAGATTGCCCATTCATACACTTTTCCATCTTTCTTCGCCATCACCAGAAGAGTTACCGAATGTGGAATCAAATTTCAGCTTTACCTATCTACCTAGTGCCAAAATAGGTTTATCAATCAGAACTGAGGATATTTGGCAGTGGCAAAATAAGTTATTGCTCAGTGTAGAACATCCTGAAAGTACAGGTTATCCCCCACTAAAATTTGCCAAACTGGAGTCTGAAATTGTTAGTCAGATGTTCAATAATATCCAACGAATTCAGGGAGCAGAAGCTACAAAAAGTATTGTTGAAAATGCCTTATCTGATAATTATAATATCTTGCATTTTACGGGTTATGTCACTAATAATCTAGCTGAACCTAAAAAATCAGAATTAGCATTAGCGGGTGAAGACAGACTTACTCTCGATGAAATCTGCCAACAAAATCTAGATAGTTACAACCTTATTACCCTCTCGGCCTGTGAAAATTTAAGTACTAACAACTACACTATTAGCAGCGAATATGTGAATTTAGTCAGTGGTTTTGTCACTCAGGGCGTACCTCATGTAGTAAGTACTCTCTGGAGTGTAGAATCTTCGGCTAGTGCCTTGGTGATGATCGAGTTTTACCGACGATTACAGCCCAATAAATCAGCAGTTACTGCCTTAGCTGAAGCAACACGATGGCTGAAAGAACTAACTGCTGGAGAACTGACAAAATGGTATGAAGATGTTTTGAATAATCTGCATCCAGAGGAAGTAAGAATTCAAACTTATTTAGCGACACAACTATATAGAAATAGTAAAATGGCATCAGATAAAAATCTTTATAACCATCCTTACTACTGGGCAGCATTCACGATTATGGGTAAGCCTAGTTAA
- a CDS encoding putative Ig domain-containing protein, protein MENKITLNYTTKYLCKSSNKFNAATRTFSGTPTKADVSVLNIKLTATDTSDQTVIANFALKVDNINHPPTLQNAIADQIAKQDTAFSFTFDDNTFIDVDADDSLSYSATLQDGSNLPNWLKFNAATRTFSGTPTNADVVNLTIEVQAKDNDGVSATDTFALAVEPNNGTPTFKLSKIADDIFKISNSSSKSKLQVTLTGQSSNLVNELGVFTVDDAQGNINGIAPGAAGYAQAALDRAKVIFSAIANLPNGFNTDNLTHLLEFNSGDNFRFYLVKNSTTDAVRTGVTSFTDILFSDPLTQKITDLGNDDFSLAWKDGSGNNAADFNNLVVKIQSTNDSLPLGTNLQANPQGEVIDLRGVTSQVKADFIVNREAAFNNFIGFYQVADENGGIDTNSDGKADILTGQAGYTEAAVRGRVAGIDLTVNNQGSATSTGTFQPDSIFVPFIITNGTPDALLDSNPNNDPAVYFPFLGANTDKVDHIRLLGNNVFGFEDLASGGDKDFNDMIVRVNMTIA, encoded by the coding sequence ATTGAAAATAAAATAACCCTTAATTATACTACAAAATATTTATGCAAGAGTTCTAATAAATTCAATGCAGCTACGCGCACATTTAGCGGTACACCAACTAAGGCTGATGTCAGTGTTCTCAATATTAAATTGACAGCAACTGATACATCAGATCAAACAGTCATTGCTAATTTTGCTTTAAAGGTAGACAACATAAATCATCCACCCACCTTACAAAATGCGATCGCTGATCAAATAGCTAAACAAGATACAGCTTTCAGCTTTACTTTTGATGACAATACCTTTATTGATGTAGATGCAGATGATAGTCTGAGTTACTCAGCAACTCTACAAGATGGCAGTAATCTACCTAACTGGCTAAAATTCAATGCGGCTACGCGCACATTTAGCGGTACACCAACTAACGCCGATGTTGTCAATCTGACAATTGAGGTACAAGCTAAAGATAATGATGGTGTAAGTGCCACTGACACATTTGCATTAGCTGTCGAACCCAATAACGGCACACCTACCTTCAAGCTTTCAAAAATTGCGGATGATATCTTTAAAATCTCTAATAGCAGTAGCAAATCAAAACTTCAAGTTACTCTCACCGGACAAAGCTCTAATCTTGTAAATGAACTAGGAGTGTTTACCGTTGACGATGCTCAAGGTAATATCAATGGTATTGCTCCAGGCGCAGCAGGTTATGCCCAAGCAGCTTTAGACCGAGCTAAGGTAATTTTCTCTGCTATTGCCAATCTTCCCAATGGGTTTAATACCGACAATTTGACACATCTGTTGGAATTTAACTCCGGTGATAATTTCAGATTTTATTTGGTGAAAAATAGCACAACTGATGCTGTACGGACTGGAGTAACTTCATTCACAGACATACTATTTTCCGATCCTTTAACGCAAAAGATTACAGATTTGGGGAATGATGACTTTTCCCTTGCGTGGAAAGATGGCTCTGGTAATAACGCTGCTGACTTCAATAATCTGGTGGTAAAAATTCAGTCCACAAATGATTCATTACCTCTGGGTACAAATCTGCAAGCAAACCCCCAAGGAGAAGTGATTGATTTGCGCGGTGTCACAAGTCAGGTAAAAGCTGATTTTATCGTCAACAGAGAAGCGGCTTTCAATAATTTCATCGGCTTCTATCAAGTAGCTGATGAAAATGGTGGCATTGACACCAACTCAGATGGTAAAGCAGATATTCTCACCGGACAGGCTGGTTATACTGAAGCCGCAGTTCGGGGGCGGGTTGCAGGCATTGACTTGACAGTTAATAACCAAGGTAGTGCAACTTCCACAGGAACTTTCCAGCCAGATTCTATCTTTGTACCATTTATTATTACTAATGGTACGCCTGATGCTTTACTTGATAGCAATCCAAATAACGATCCAGCAGTTTACTTCCCATTTTTGGGAGCTAACACTGATAAAGTAGATCACATTCGCTTGTTAGGGAATAACGTTTTTGGCTTTGAGGATTTAGCAAGTGGTGGTGACAAAGATTTCAACGATATGATCGTACGAGTCAATATGACTATCGCCTAG
- a CDS encoding M14 family zinc carboxypeptidase has translation MPDVRFDKYYRYEDLTRIVHSYAKEFPQLVRIESIGKSYEGRDIWLLTVTNFATGAHQEKPAVWVDGNIHATELAPSSVCLYLLQTLVTAYGTHSEITRCLDTRTFYICPVSILMVLSWHWLTNRNLFAPVLVLIPTMTKATMG, from the coding sequence ATGCCAGATGTTCGGTTTGATAAATACTATCGTTATGAAGACTTAACACGCATTGTACACAGTTATGCAAAGGAATTTCCCCAACTAGTACGCATAGAAAGCATTGGCAAGAGTTACGAAGGACGTGACATCTGGCTATTGACAGTAACTAACTTTGCCACTGGCGCACATCAAGAAAAACCTGCCGTCTGGGTTGATGGCAATATTCACGCCACTGAACTCGCACCATCAAGTGTTTGTCTATATCTCTTGCAAACATTAGTTACAGCTTACGGTACTCACTCAGAAATTACCCGTTGTTTAGATACCCGCACCTTCTACATTTGCCCCGTGTCAATCCTGATGGTGCTGAGTTGGCATTGGCTGACAAACCGAAATTTATTCGCTCCGGTACTCGTCCTTATCCCCACGATGACGAAGGCAACGATGGGTTAG